One segment of Amycolatopsis alba DSM 44262 DNA contains the following:
- a CDS encoding cytochrome P450 translates to MGHGSDQLAPLLREPANFQLRKNCDPHEDNFALRAQGPLVRIAGESSAQLGRDFVWQAHGYDVVRKILGDHENFTTRPQFTQAKSGAHVEAQFVGQISTYDPPEHTRLRKMLTPEFTLRRIRRMEPAIQALVDDRLDLLEAEGPGADLQGLFADPVGAHALCELLGIPRDDQHEFVRRIRRNADLSRGLKARAADSAAFNRYLDNLIAGQRKNPGDGFLGMIAREHGDNVTDDELKGLCTALILGGVETVAGMIGFGVLALLDNPGQIELLFESPEKADRVVNELVRYLSPVQAPNPRLAIKDVVVDGQLIKAGDYVLCSVLMANRDEALTPDPNVLDANRAAVSDVGFGHGIHYCVGAALARSMLRTAYRTLWRRFPGLRLAVPIEEVKYRSAFVDCPDQVPVVW, encoded by the coding sequence ATGGGGCACGGTAGCGATCAGCTCGCGCCACTTCTGCGGGAGCCGGCGAACTTTCAGCTGCGGAAGAACTGCGATCCGCACGAGGACAATTTCGCGCTCAGGGCACAGGGCCCGCTGGTCCGGATAGCCGGCGAATCGTCCGCGCAGCTGGGCCGGGATTTCGTCTGGCAGGCACACGGCTACGACGTCGTGCGCAAGATCCTCGGCGACCACGAGAATTTCACGACGCGGCCGCAATTCACCCAGGCGAAATCCGGGGCACACGTCGAAGCCCAGTTCGTCGGGCAGATCTCGACCTATGATCCGCCCGAGCACACCCGCCTGCGGAAAATGCTGACGCCGGAGTTCACCCTCCGGCGGATCCGCCGGATGGAGCCCGCGATCCAAGCCCTCGTCGACGACCGGCTCGACCTGCTGGAGGCCGAGGGACCGGGCGCGGACCTCCAAGGGCTGTTCGCCGATCCGGTCGGCGCCCACGCCCTGTGCGAACTGCTCGGCATCCCGCGCGACGACCAGCACGAGTTCGTCCGGCGGATCAGGCGGAACGCCGATCTGAGCCGCGGGCTCAAGGCGCGGGCGGCCGACAGCGCGGCGTTCAACCGGTACCTGGACAACCTCATCGCCGGACAGCGGAAGAACCCCGGAGACGGATTCCTCGGCATGATCGCGCGGGAGCACGGCGACAACGTCACGGACGATGAACTGAAAGGCCTGTGCACGGCGCTGATCCTCGGCGGTGTCGAGACCGTCGCGGGGATGATCGGCTTCGGTGTGCTCGCCCTGCTGGACAATCCCGGCCAGATCGAACTGCTTTTCGAAAGCCCCGAAAAGGCCGACCGGGTCGTCAACGAACTGGTGCGGTATCTGTCCCCGGTGCAGGCGCCGAATCCGCGCCTCGCCATCAAGGACGTGGTCGTCGACGGGCAGCTGATCAAAGCGGGGGACTACGTCCTGTGCTCGGTGCTCATGGCCAACCGGGACGAGGCGCTGACCCCGGATCCCAACGTCCTCGACGCGAATCGCGCCGCGGTGTCGGACGTCGGATTCGGGCACGGCATCCATTACTGCGTGGGCGCGGCGCTGGCCAGGTCGATGCTGCGGACGGCTTACCGGACGCTGTGGCGGCGATTTCCCGGACTGCGCCTGGCCGTGCCCATCGAAGAAGTGAAGTACCGCAGCGCGTTCGTTGACTGCCCTGATCAGGTTCCGGTCGTCTGGTGA